In a genomic window of Helianthus annuus cultivar XRQ/B chromosome 10, HanXRQr2.0-SUNRISE, whole genome shotgun sequence:
- the LOC110884587 gene encoding uncharacterized protein LOC110884587, producing MNPFNRGFIPPRSSADPNQSGNPTRPVAPVPTRPNPFGSGFLDYNQQSPGFMNLLNQPLSWDPNLYGWNPSQNMDGMGSSQAFGSAQAFGSPLHEPDVVPETQPEVPDTQPETQKGKGKAKRAHKKKVETNTRTKKNVQTWEPEEEYALTRAFIDVSEDPVIANNQSKTVFWNRIRELFFELMGRGEEYRLPDSISGK from the exons ATGAATCCATTCAACCGGGGCTTCATTCCTCCCCGATCTAGTGCGGACCCAAACCAAAGTGGCAATCCTACTCGTCCCGTGGCACCGGTTCCCACTAGACCCAACCCTTTCGGCTCCGGTTTTCTCGATTACAATCAACAAAGTCCCGGGTTCATGAATCTTTTGAACCAACCGCTATCATGGGACCCTAATCTCTACGGGTGGAACCCAAGTCAAAACATGGATGGGATGGGGTCGTCTCAAGCGTTTGGGTCGGCTCAAGCGTTCGGCTCCCCACTACACGAACCCGATGTTGttccggagacgcaacccgaggTACCGGATACGCAACCGGAGAcgcaaaaaggaaaaggaaaagcaaAACGGGCACATAAAAAGAAAGTGGAAACCAACACCCGAACGAAAAAAAATGTGCAAACGTGGGAGCCCGAAGAGGAGTATGCGTTAACCCGCGCTTTCATCGATGTTTCGGAGGACCCGGTCATag caaacaatcaaagtaaaaCCGTATTTTGGAACCGAATACGAGAACTCTTTTTCGAGCTCATGGGTAGGGGAGAGGAATACCGCCTACCGGACTCTATATCGGGGAAGTGA